A window of the Serratia sarumanii genome harbors these coding sequences:
- the fliF gene encoding flagellar basal-body MS-ring/collar protein FliF, producing the protein MSASITAGESRDNGLQAIWNRLRANPKIPLLVAASAAIAIVVALLLWVKSPDYRVLYSNLNDRDGGAIVTQLTQMNIPYRFAENGAALLIPAEKVHETRLRLAQQGLPKGGAVGFELLDQEKFGISQFSEQINYQRALEGELSRTIESLGPVQNARVHLALPKPSLFVREQKSPSASVTLTLQPGRALDDGQINAIVYMVSSSVAGLPPGNVTVVDQAGRLLTQSDGTGRDLNASQLKYANEVENGFQRRIEAILAPVVGSANVRAQVTAQIDFATREQTDEQYQPNQQPDKAAIRSQQTSLSEQIGGPQVGGVPGALSNQPSAPATAPIETAKPATAAGNNANANATAQNAATTRSAAANGVPQNTRRDATTNYELDRTIRHTQQKAGTVQRLSVAVVVNYLGTDKDGKPQPMSKEQLAQIEALVREAMGYSSSRGDTLNVVNTPFTDTQVTGGELPFWQSQSFIDRLIDAGRYLLVLLVAWLLWRKLVRPQLQQRQAAQQAAVAAANAPAAKAVDSSKPSNEELAQRRKSQQRVSAEVQSQRIRDLADKDPRVVALVIRQWMSNEI; encoded by the coding sequence ATGAGTGCTTCGATAACCGCCGGCGAAAGCCGCGACAACGGCCTGCAGGCCATCTGGAATCGTCTGCGCGCCAACCCGAAAATTCCGTTGCTGGTCGCCGCCTCCGCCGCGATCGCCATCGTTGTCGCGCTGCTGTTGTGGGTGAAAAGCCCTGACTACCGCGTGCTGTACAGCAATCTGAACGACCGCGACGGTGGCGCCATCGTCACCCAGCTGACGCAGATGAATATCCCTTACCGCTTCGCCGAGAATGGCGCAGCGCTGCTGATCCCGGCGGAAAAGGTGCATGAAACCCGCCTGCGCCTCGCGCAGCAAGGGCTGCCGAAGGGCGGCGCCGTCGGCTTCGAACTGCTGGATCAGGAAAAATTCGGCATCAGCCAATTCAGCGAACAGATCAACTATCAGCGCGCCCTTGAGGGCGAGCTGTCGCGCACTATCGAATCGCTGGGGCCGGTGCAAAACGCCCGCGTTCACCTAGCGCTGCCTAAACCTTCGCTGTTCGTGCGCGAACAGAAATCCCCTTCCGCGTCGGTGACGCTGACCCTGCAACCCGGCCGTGCGCTGGACGACGGCCAGATCAACGCCATCGTTTATATGGTGTCGAGCAGCGTCGCCGGCCTGCCGCCGGGCAACGTGACCGTGGTCGATCAGGCCGGGCGCCTGCTGACGCAGTCCGACGGCACCGGGCGCGATCTCAACGCCTCGCAGCTGAAATACGCCAACGAAGTGGAAAACGGCTTCCAGCGCCGCATCGAAGCGATCCTCGCCCCGGTGGTCGGCAGCGCCAACGTGCGTGCGCAGGTCACGGCACAGATCGACTTCGCCACTCGCGAACAAACCGATGAACAGTACCAGCCGAACCAGCAGCCGGACAAAGCCGCTATCCGCTCTCAGCAAACCAGCCTGAGCGAGCAGATCGGCGGGCCACAGGTGGGCGGCGTGCCGGGCGCGCTGTCCAATCAGCCGAGCGCGCCGGCCACCGCGCCGATTGAGACCGCCAAGCCGGCCACCGCAGCAGGCAACAATGCCAATGCCAACGCGACCGCACAAAACGCCGCGACCACCCGCAGCGCGGCGGCCAACGGCGTGCCACAAAATACCCGTCGCGACGCGACCACCAACTACGAGCTCGACCGCACCATTCGTCACACCCAGCAAAAAGCCGGCACCGTGCAGCGTCTGTCGGTCGCCGTGGTGGTCAACTATCTGGGCACCGATAAAGACGGCAAACCGCAGCCGATGAGCAAAGAGCAGCTGGCGCAGATCGAAGCGCTGGTGCGTGAAGCGATGGGCTACTCCAGCAGCCGTGGCGACACCCTGAACGTGGTCAACACGCCGTTTACCGACACTCAGGTGACCGGTGGCGAACTGCCGTTCTGGCAAAGCCAGTCGTTTATCGATCGCCTGATCGACGCGGGCCGCTATCTGCTGGTGCTGCTGGTGGCCTGGCTGCTGTGGCGCAAACTGGTGCGGCCGCAGCTGCAACAGCGCCAGGCGGCGCAACAGGCCGCCGTCGCCGCCGCCAACGCCCCTGCCGCCAAAGCGGTCGACAGCAGCAAACCGAGCAACGAGGAGCTGGCGCAGCGTCGTAAATCGCAGCAGCGCGTCAGCGCAGAAGTCCAGAGCCAGCGGATCCGCGATCTGGCTGACAAAGACCCACGCGTGGTCGCTCTGGTAATCCGCCAATGGATGAGTAACGAGATATGA
- the fliG gene encoding flagellar motor switch protein FliG has protein sequence MSLTGTDKSAILLMTLGEDRAAEVFKHLSSREVQLLSGTMAGMSQVSHKQLGEILTEFEDDAEQYAALSVNASDYLRSVLVKALGEERAASLLEDILESRETTTGMETLNFMEPQSAADLIRDEHPQIIATILVHLKRGQAADILALFDERLRNDVMLRIATFGGVQPAALAELTEVLNNLLDGQNLKRSKMGGVRTAAEIINLMKTQQEEAVIDAMREYDGELAQKIIDEMFLFENLVEVDDRSIQRLLQEVEGESLLIALKGAEQPLREKFLKNMSQRAADILRDDLANRGPVRMSQVENEQKAILLVVRRLAESGEMIIGGGEDTYV, from the coding sequence ATGAGCCTGACCGGAACCGACAAAAGCGCCATCCTGCTGATGACGCTGGGTGAAGATCGCGCGGCGGAGGTGTTCAAACACCTCTCCTCGCGCGAAGTACAGCTGCTGAGCGGCACCATGGCCGGCATGAGCCAGGTTTCACACAAACAGCTCGGCGAAATACTGACCGAGTTCGAAGACGACGCCGAGCAATACGCGGCGCTGAGCGTCAACGCCAGCGACTACCTGCGTTCGGTGCTGGTCAAGGCGCTGGGCGAAGAGCGCGCCGCCAGCCTGCTGGAAGACATTCTCGAATCGCGCGAGACCACCACCGGCATGGAAACGCTCAACTTTATGGAGCCGCAGAGCGCCGCCGATCTGATCCGCGACGAACACCCGCAGATCATCGCCACTATCCTGGTGCACCTCAAACGCGGCCAGGCGGCGGATATCCTGGCCCTGTTCGACGAACGCCTGCGCAACGACGTCATGCTGCGTATCGCCACCTTCGGCGGCGTGCAGCCGGCGGCGCTGGCGGAGCTGACCGAAGTGCTGAACAACCTGCTCGACGGCCAGAACCTCAAACGCAGCAAAATGGGCGGGGTGCGCACCGCCGCCGAGATCATCAACCTGATGAAAACCCAGCAGGAAGAAGCGGTCATCGACGCGATGCGCGAATACGACGGCGAGCTGGCGCAGAAGATCATCGACGAGATGTTCCTGTTCGAAAACCTGGTGGAAGTCGACGATCGCAGTATCCAACGCCTGCTGCAGGAAGTGGAAGGCGAGTCGCTGCTGATCGCCTTGAAAGGCGCCGAGCAGCCGCTGCGCGAGAAGTTCCTCAAGAACATGTCGCAACGCGCCGCCGACATCCTGCGCGACGATCTGGCCAACCGTGGGCCGGTGCGCATGTCGCAGGTGGAGAACGAGCAGAAAGCCATCCTGCTGGTGGTGAGACGCCTGGCGGAAAGCGGCGAAATGATCATCGGCGGCGGCGAGGACACCTATGTCTGA
- the fliH gene encoding flagellar assembly protein FliH has protein sequence MSDRINTLPWQPWSLSDLGEQKPAIELPQLPDLELDDPSPDAQAELQQQLATLRLQAEQQGQQVGYADGQQKGYEAGFQSGLEEGRQQGLLEAQQQQQPLTAHWQQLVTEFQHTLDALDSVIASRLMQLALTAAKQVLGQPPVCDGTALLAQIQQLIQQEPMFNGKPQLRVHPDDYSRVEQQLGVTLSLHGWRLLADGELHPGGCKVSAEEGDLDASLATRWHELCRLAAPGEV, from the coding sequence ATGTCTGATCGCATTAACACCCTGCCCTGGCAGCCCTGGTCGCTCAGCGATCTGGGCGAACAGAAACCGGCGATCGAACTGCCGCAGTTGCCGGATCTCGAACTTGACGATCCGTCGCCGGACGCACAGGCCGAATTGCAACAGCAGTTGGCGACGCTGCGCCTGCAGGCGGAGCAACAGGGCCAGCAGGTGGGCTATGCCGACGGCCAGCAAAAAGGCTATGAGGCCGGTTTTCAATCCGGACTGGAGGAAGGCCGCCAGCAAGGGCTGCTGGAAGCGCAACAGCAGCAACAGCCGCTGACCGCCCACTGGCAGCAGCTGGTCACCGAATTTCAGCACACGCTGGACGCGCTCGACAGCGTGATCGCTTCGCGGCTGATGCAGCTGGCGCTGACCGCCGCCAAGCAGGTGCTGGGCCAGCCGCCGGTGTGCGACGGCACCGCCCTGCTGGCGCAGATCCAACAGCTGATCCAGCAGGAACCGATGTTCAACGGCAAGCCGCAGCTGCGGGTACACCCGGACGACTACTCGCGCGTCGAGCAGCAGCTGGGGGTCACCCTCAGCCTGCACGGCTGGCGCCTGCTGGCGGACGGCGAGCTGCACCCGGGCGGCTGCAAGGTCAGCGCCGAGGAAGGCGATCTCGACGCCAGCCTGGCGACGCGCTGGCATGAATTGTGCCGCCTGGCGGCACCGGGAGAAGTCTGA
- the fliI gene encoding flagellar protein export ATPase FliI, giving the protein MTARLGRWLSSLDTLEKRIARAPMVRRYGRLTRATGLVLEATGLQLPLGATCLIERHDAGEVQEVESEVVGFNGQRLFLMPLEEVEGIVPGARVYARIAPEGQSAGKQLPLGPALLGRVLDGSAKPLDGLPSPETGYRAPLITAPFNPLQRTPIEQVLDVGVRTINGLLTVGRGQRMGLFAGSGVGKSVLLGMMARYTQADVIVVGLIGERGREVKDFIENILGAEGRARSVVIAAPADVSPLLRMQGAAYATRIAEDFRDRGQHVLLIMDSLTRYAMAQREIALAIGEPPATKGYPPSVFAKLPALVERAGNGISGGGSITAFYTVLTEGDDQQDPIADSARAILDGHVVLSRRLAEAGHYPAIDIEASISRAMTSLIDEEHYRRVRTFKQMLASYQRNRDLISVGAYAAGSDPLLDKAMTLYPQMEAYLQQGIFERSGYDEACQQLQQLIV; this is encoded by the coding sequence ATGACCGCGCGTCTCGGCCGCTGGCTGAGCTCTCTGGATACGCTGGAAAAACGCATCGCGCGCGCGCCGATGGTGCGCCGCTACGGTCGCCTGACCCGCGCCACCGGATTGGTGTTGGAAGCCACCGGCCTGCAGCTGCCGCTCGGCGCGACCTGCCTCATCGAACGGCACGACGCCGGTGAGGTGCAGGAAGTGGAAAGCGAAGTGGTCGGCTTCAACGGCCAGCGGCTGTTCCTGATGCCGCTGGAAGAGGTGGAAGGCATCGTGCCGGGCGCGCGGGTTTACGCCCGCATCGCGCCGGAAGGCCAAAGCGCCGGCAAACAGCTGCCGCTCGGCCCGGCCCTGTTGGGGCGGGTGCTGGACGGCAGCGCCAAACCGCTCGACGGCCTGCCTTCACCGGAAACCGGTTACCGCGCGCCGCTGATCACCGCACCGTTCAACCCCTTGCAGCGCACGCCAATCGAGCAGGTGCTGGACGTGGGGGTGCGCACCATCAACGGCCTGCTGACCGTCGGTCGCGGCCAGCGCATGGGCCTGTTCGCCGGCTCCGGCGTCGGCAAGAGCGTGCTGCTCGGCATGATGGCCCGTTATACCCAGGCGGATGTGATCGTCGTTGGCCTGATCGGCGAGCGTGGCCGCGAGGTCAAAGACTTTATCGAGAACATTCTCGGCGCCGAAGGCCGGGCGCGATCGGTGGTGATCGCCGCGCCGGCGGACGTCTCGCCGCTGCTGCGCATGCAGGGGGCGGCCTACGCCACCCGTATCGCCGAAGATTTCCGCGATCGCGGGCAGCATGTGTTGCTGATCATGGACTCCCTCACCCGCTACGCCATGGCGCAGCGTGAGATCGCTCTGGCCATCGGCGAGCCGCCGGCGACCAAAGGCTACCCGCCTTCGGTCTTCGCCAAGCTGCCTGCGCTGGTGGAACGCGCGGGCAACGGCATCAGCGGCGGCGGTTCCATCACCGCCTTCTACACCGTGTTGACCGAAGGGGACGATCAGCAAGACCCGATCGCCGACTCGGCGCGCGCCATCCTCGATGGTCACGTGGTGCTGTCCCGGCGCCTGGCGGAAGCCGGCCACTACCCGGCGATCGACATCGAAGCGTCAATCAGCCGCGCCATGACGTCGCTGATCGACGAAGAGCATTACCGCCGGGTGCGCACCTTCAAACAGATGCTGGCCAGCTATCAGCGCAACCGCGATCTGATCAGCGTCGGCGCCTACGCGGCGGGCAGCGATCCGTTGCTGGACAAAGCGATGACGCTGTATCCGCAGATGGAAGCCTACCTGCAACAGGGCATCTTTGAACGCAGCGGCTATGATGAAGCCTGTCAACAGCTGCAGCAGTTGATTGTTTAA
- the fliJ gene encoding flagellar export protein FliJ, with product MKSQSPLITLRDLAQDAVEQAAQQLGQVRQAQQAAEQQLSMLLNYQDEYRQKLNHTLCDGMDSSRWQNYQQFIGTLEQAIDQHRQQLLQWGQKVDHAVKQWQDKQQRLNAFETLHTRALTAEQQQENKRDQKLMDEFAQRSAQRNINP from the coding sequence ATGAAATCACAATCCCCCCTGATTACCCTGCGAGATCTGGCGCAGGATGCGGTGGAACAGGCCGCGCAACAGCTGGGCCAGGTACGGCAGGCGCAGCAGGCGGCAGAGCAGCAGCTGTCGATGCTGCTCAACTATCAGGACGAATACCGCCAGAAGCTGAATCATACGCTCTGCGACGGCATGGACAGCTCACGCTGGCAAAACTACCAGCAGTTTATCGGCACGCTGGAACAGGCCATCGACCAACACCGCCAGCAGCTGCTGCAGTGGGGGCAGAAAGTGGATCATGCGGTGAAGCAATGGCAAGACAAACAACAGCGGCTGAACGCTTTCGAGACCCTGCATACCCGCGCTCTGACGGCGGAGCAGCAGCAGGAGAACAAACGGGATCAAAAACTGATGGATGAGTTCGCTCAACGCAGTGCACAAAGGAATATCAACCCATGA
- a CDS encoding flagellar hook-length control protein FliK, which translates to MNLNALPGLVLPGDAGGLAELTSALDESQLSSAFAQLLGARFAPAADGKQPPVALSADEERAPALSRNQLNQLLATFGERGGLLPGQTVSADALSPEGTEGEAPAAGDKPAQPPIAAAKELDAATLQALYAMLPAAIVAQTQPAEGQRSLPVESADEATALQPGNGLLNIAAAGDKTATHSSASPAPSPTGAKTPAADGDNATAALPQPTNGERASTAQPLQAGDTPQPPLNHAVALAAASPTQTAAPASALVTAPPAPQLNAQLGSPEWQQALSQQVLMFHRNGQQSAELRLHPQELGALQITLKLDDQQAQLHIASAHGQVRAAVEAAMPQLRHALAESGINLGQSSVGGESTPQWQQQAQQQASNGQGRASYAEHHGGDAAAAEGVSAPVALQRMASAVNGVDIFA; encoded by the coding sequence ATGAATCTGAACGCCCTGCCCGGTCTGGTCTTACCCGGCGACGCCGGCGGCCTGGCCGAACTGACGTCGGCGCTGGATGAGAGCCAGCTGTCGTCCGCTTTCGCCCAGCTGCTCGGCGCCCGTTTCGCACCCGCCGCCGACGGCAAACAGCCGCCGGTCGCGCTGAGCGCGGACGAAGAACGCGCCCCGGCCCTGAGCCGCAACCAGCTCAATCAACTGCTGGCCACCTTCGGCGAGCGCGGCGGCCTGCTGCCGGGCCAGACCGTCTCAGCCGACGCGCTTTCACCTGAAGGCACCGAGGGCGAGGCGCCCGCCGCCGGCGACAAACCGGCGCAGCCGCCGATCGCCGCCGCCAAAGAGCTGGATGCCGCTACGCTGCAGGCGCTGTACGCCATGCTACCGGCCGCGATCGTCGCCCAGACTCAGCCAGCCGAAGGCCAACGCTCGCTGCCGGTGGAAAGCGCTGACGAGGCGACTGCGCTGCAGCCCGGCAACGGCCTGCTGAACATCGCGGCGGCCGGTGATAAAACCGCCACACATTCATCGGCATCCCCTGCTCCGTCGCCGACGGGCGCGAAAACGCCTGCCGCCGACGGCGACAATGCCACGGCGGCGCTCCCGCAACCGACCAACGGCGAACGCGCAAGCACCGCACAACCGCTACAGGCGGGCGATACGCCACAGCCGCCGCTCAATCACGCCGTCGCCCTGGCCGCCGCCAGCCCGACGCAAACCGCCGCCCCGGCCAGCGCACTGGTGACCGCGCCGCCTGCGCCGCAGCTCAACGCGCAGCTGGGCAGCCCGGAGTGGCAGCAGGCGTTGAGCCAACAGGTGCTGATGTTCCACCGCAACGGCCAGCAAAGCGCCGAGCTGCGCCTGCACCCGCAGGAACTGGGCGCCCTGCAGATCACGCTGAAGCTGGACGATCAGCAGGCGCAACTGCACATCGCCTCCGCTCACGGCCAAGTGCGTGCGGCGGTGGAAGCGGCGATGCCGCAGCTGCGGCACGCGCTGGCGGAGAGCGGTATCAACCTGGGGCAAAGCAGCGTGGGCGGCGAGTCCACGCCGCAATGGCAGCAGCAGGCGCAACAGCAGGCTTCCAACGGCCAGGGGCGTGCCAGCTATGCGGAACATCATGGCGGTGACGCTGCGGCCGCCGAGGGCGTCAGCGCACCGGTGGCGCTGCAGCGCATGGCCAGTGCGGTCAACGGCGTCGATATTTTCGCCTGA
- the fliL gene encoding flagellar basal body-associated protein FliL: protein MSQNTLPAAPKRSLLVILLVLISVVACGAAGYSWWLLQQHKNGAEPAAAKQQPPAAPVFMPLDTFTVNLVTPDNNPDRVLYIGLTLRLPDESTRRQLNDFLPEVRSRLLMLLSRQEASQLANEQGKQRLVAQIKDVLSPPLVKGQPKQVVSDVLFTAFILR from the coding sequence ATGTCTCAGAACACCCTTCCCGCAGCACCGAAACGCTCCCTTCTGGTCATCCTGCTGGTGTTGATCAGCGTCGTCGCCTGTGGCGCCGCGGGCTACAGCTGGTGGCTGCTGCAACAGCATAAAAACGGCGCCGAACCGGCCGCCGCCAAACAGCAACCGCCGGCCGCGCCGGTGTTCATGCCGCTCGACACCTTTACCGTCAACCTGGTGACGCCGGACAACAACCCGGATCGCGTGCTGTACATCGGCCTCACACTGCGTCTGCCGGACGAAAGTACCCGCCGTCAGCTGAACGATTTTCTGCCGGAAGTGCGCAGCCGTCTGCTGATGCTGCTCTCCCGCCAGGAAGCGAGCCAGCTGGCCAATGAACAAGGGAAGCAACGGTTGGTGGCGCAGATTAAGGACGTGCTCAGCCCGCCGCTGGTTAAGGGACAACCGAAGCAGGTGGTCAGCGATGTGCTGTTCACCGCCTTCATACTGCGGTAA
- the fliM gene encoding flagellar motor switch protein FliM encodes MGDSILSQAEIDALLNGDSAGDEPEAIVGKESEVKPYDPTTQRRVVRERLHALEIINERFARQFRMGLFNLLRRSPDITVGPIKIQPYHEFARNLPVPTNLNLVHLNPLRGTALFVFAPSLVFIAVDNLFGGDGRFPTKVEGREFTPTEQRVIKRMLRLALDAYGDAWSAIYKIDVEYVRAEMQVKFTNITTSPNDIVVTTPFQVEIGALTGEFNICIPFAMIEPLRELLTNPPLENSRQEDSHWRETLVKQVQHSELELIANFVDIPMRLSKVLKLQPGDVLPIDKPERLIAHVDGVPVLTSQYGTLNGQYALRVEHLINPILNALSEEQPNE; translated from the coding sequence ATGGGCGACAGCATTCTTTCACAGGCAGAGATCGACGCCTTGCTCAACGGCGACAGCGCGGGTGATGAACCCGAAGCGATAGTCGGCAAAGAGAGCGAGGTCAAGCCTTACGATCCGACCACCCAGCGCCGCGTGGTGCGCGAGCGTCTGCACGCGCTGGAAATCATCAACGAACGTTTTGCCCGGCAGTTCCGCATGGGGTTGTTCAACCTGCTGCGCCGCAGCCCGGACATTACCGTCGGCCCGATCAAAATCCAGCCGTATCACGAGTTCGCCCGCAACCTGCCGGTGCCGACCAACCTGAACCTGGTGCATCTGAACCCGCTGCGCGGCACCGCCCTGTTCGTGTTCGCGCCGAGCCTGGTGTTCATCGCCGTCGATAACCTGTTCGGCGGCGACGGCCGCTTCCCGACCAAGGTCGAAGGCCGCGAGTTCACCCCGACCGAACAGCGGGTGATCAAGCGCATGCTGCGCCTGGCGCTGGACGCCTACGGCGATGCCTGGAGCGCCATCTACAAGATCGACGTGGAGTACGTGCGCGCCGAAATGCAGGTGAAGTTCACCAACATCACCACTTCGCCGAACGATATCGTGGTCACCACGCCGTTCCAGGTGGAGATCGGCGCGCTGACCGGAGAGTTCAACATCTGCATTCCGTTCGCCATGATTGAGCCACTGCGCGAGCTGTTGACCAACCCGCCGCTGGAAAACTCGCGGCAGGAAGACAGCCATTGGCGCGAAACCCTGGTGAAGCAGGTGCAACACTCCGAACTGGAGCTTATCGCCAACTTCGTCGATATCCCGATGCGGCTGTCGAAAGTCCTGAAGCTGCAGCCGGGCGATGTATTACCGATAGACAAGCCGGAACGCCTGATTGCCCATGTGGACGGCGTACCGGTGCTGACCAGCCAATACGGCACGTTGAACGGGCAATATGCCCTGCGTGTTGAACATTTGATTAACCCTATTTTGAATGCTCTGAGTGAGGAACAGCCCAATGAGTGA
- the fliN gene encoding flagellar motor switch protein FliN has product MSDPKQPSGEGKESVDDLWADAFNEQQSSEKSGASTEGVFKSLEAQDALGSLQDIDLILDIPVKLTVELGRTKMTIKELLRLSQGSVVALDGLAGEPLDILINGYLIAQGEVVVVADKFGVRITDIITPSERMRRLSR; this is encoded by the coding sequence ATGAGTGATCCTAAGCAACCGTCTGGCGAAGGAAAGGAATCCGTAGACGATCTGTGGGCTGATGCGTTTAACGAGCAGCAGTCCTCAGAGAAATCCGGCGCGAGCACCGAAGGGGTGTTCAAGTCGCTGGAAGCTCAGGATGCGCTCGGCAGCCTGCAGGATATCGACCTGATTCTGGATATTCCGGTCAAGCTGACCGTGGAACTGGGGCGCACCAAGATGACCATCAAAGAGCTGCTGCGCCTGTCGCAAGGCTCGGTGGTAGCGCTGGACGGCCTGGCCGGCGAGCCGCTGGACATCCTGATCAACGGTTACCTGATCGCACAAGGTGAAGTGGTGGTGGTGGCCGACAAGTTCGGCGTGCGCATCACCGACATCATCACCCCGTCCGAACGCATGCGTCGACTGAGCCGCTGA
- the fliO gene encoding flagellar biosynthetic protein FliO has protein sequence MTVAAPVTVQSSQPPAAPALPAGSVLMQVSSALGGILLLILLAGWLFRRLGFAPQARNNKLLNLRASCQVGQRERVVVVEVDDTLLVLGVTAQQITPLHTLPAPPKDEGAADAATPADFRQLMQKVLKRPEKSA, from the coding sequence ATGACCGTCGCGGCGCCCGTTACCGTCCAAAGCAGCCAACCACCCGCCGCGCCGGCCTTGCCGGCCGGTTCGGTGTTGATGCAGGTCAGCAGCGCGCTCGGCGGCATTCTGCTGCTGATCCTGCTGGCCGGTTGGCTGTTCCGCCGGCTGGGCTTCGCCCCGCAGGCGCGCAACAACAAGCTGCTCAACCTGCGCGCCAGTTGCCAGGTCGGGCAGCGCGAGCGCGTGGTGGTGGTGGAAGTCGACGATACTTTGCTGGTATTGGGCGTCACCGCCCAGCAGATCACCCCGCTGCACACCCTGCCCGCCCCGCCGAAAGACGAAGGCGCGGCCGACGCGGCGACGCCGGCGGACTTCCGCCAACTGATGCAAAAAGTTCTGAAACGCCCGGAAAAATCGGCATGA
- the fliP gene encoding flagellar type III secretion system pore protein FliP (The bacterial flagellar biogenesis protein FliP forms a type III secretion system (T3SS)-type pore required for flagellar assembly.), whose product MTSTLHTLVRRPAVWLPAALLFISPAALAQLPGLISQPLANGGQSWSLPVQTLVLLTSLTFLPAMLLMMTSFTRIIIVLGLLRNALGTPSAPPNQVMLGLALFLTFFIMSPVFDKVYQDAYLPFSQDKIGLEVALDKGAQPLREFMLRQTRETDLALYAKLANQPPLAGPEAVPMRILLPAYVTSELKTAFQIGFTVFIPFLIIDLVVASVLMALGMMMVPPATISLPFKLMLFVLVDGWQLLLGSLAQSFYS is encoded by the coding sequence ATGACCTCGACTCTTCATACCCTCGTCCGCCGTCCGGCGGTTTGGCTCCCTGCCGCCCTGCTGTTCATCAGCCCGGCGGCTTTGGCGCAACTGCCGGGGCTGATCAGCCAGCCGCTGGCCAACGGCGGCCAAAGCTGGTCGCTGCCGGTGCAGACGCTGGTGCTGTTGACCTCGCTGACCTTCCTGCCCGCCATGCTGCTGATGATGACCAGCTTCACCCGCATCATCATCGTGCTCGGGCTGCTGCGCAACGCGCTGGGCACCCCGTCGGCGCCGCCGAACCAGGTGATGTTGGGGCTGGCATTGTTCCTCACCTTCTTCATCATGTCGCCGGTGTTCGACAAGGTCTATCAGGATGCCTACCTGCCGTTCAGCCAGGACAAGATCGGGTTGGAGGTCGCGCTGGATAAAGGCGCGCAGCCGCTGCGCGAATTCATGCTGCGCCAAACGCGCGAAACCGATCTGGCGCTGTACGCCAAGCTGGCCAATCAGCCACCGCTGGCCGGCCCGGAGGCGGTGCCGATGCGCATCCTGCTGCCCGCCTACGTCACCAGCGAACTGAAAACCGCCTTCCAGATCGGCTTTACGGTGTTCATTCCGTTTCTGATTATCGACCTGGTGGTCGCCAGCGTGCTGATGGCGCTGGGGATGATGATGGTGCCGCCGGCCACCATCTCGCTACCGTTCAAGCTGATGCTGTTCGTGCTGGTCGATGGCTGGCAGCTGCTGCTCGGCTCGCTGGCGCAGAGTTTCTATTCGTAA
- the fliQ gene encoding flagellar biosynthesis protein FliQ — translation MTPESVMALGTEAMKVALALAAPLLLAALISGLVVSLLQAATQINEMTLSFIPKILAVVATIIIAGPWMLNLLLDYMRTLFSNLPTLIG, via the coding sequence ATGACACCTGAATCGGTTATGGCGCTCGGCACCGAAGCGATGAAAGTGGCGCTGGCGCTGGCCGCCCCGCTGCTGCTGGCGGCGCTGATCAGCGGCCTGGTGGTCAGCCTGCTGCAGGCCGCCACCCAGATCAACGAAATGACGCTGTCGTTCATCCCCAAAATTCTGGCGGTGGTGGCCACCATCATCATCGCCGGCCCCTGGATGTTGAACCTGCTGCTGGACTACATGCGCACCCTGTTCAGCAACCTGCCCACCCTGATCGGCTAA